A single window of Nocardioides baekrokdamisoli DNA harbors:
- a CDS encoding 2-keto-4-pentenoate hydratase, with translation MPAQTVLTDEVRREVARALADAEATRTAIAPLRETWPALDVVDAYEIQLLNIRRRLAAGATIKGHKVGLSSLAMQQMMNVDEPDYGHLLSDMECLEGTPISAGAYCMPRVEVEVAFILGETLPGEGCTEADVLRATEWVAPSIELIDSRIQNWNIKIGDTIADNASSAGYILGPERVRPSDIDLRTIEARLRCNGEQVAEGRSDAVLGNPVTAVAWLARKVASFGVTLEAGHVILPGSVHRAIDARPGDNFEAEFDGLGTVRLNFTD, from the coding sequence GCGTACGGCCATCGCGCCGCTGCGCGAAACCTGGCCGGCGCTGGACGTGGTCGACGCGTACGAGATCCAACTGCTCAACATCCGCCGGCGCCTCGCCGCCGGCGCGACGATCAAGGGTCACAAGGTGGGCCTGTCGTCGCTGGCGATGCAGCAGATGATGAACGTCGACGAGCCGGACTACGGCCACCTGCTGTCGGACATGGAGTGCCTCGAGGGCACGCCGATCAGCGCTGGCGCGTACTGCATGCCGCGTGTCGAGGTGGAGGTCGCGTTCATTCTCGGCGAGACCCTGCCGGGCGAGGGGTGCACCGAGGCCGACGTGTTGCGGGCGACCGAATGGGTGGCACCGTCGATCGAGCTCATCGACTCCCGGATCCAGAACTGGAACATCAAGATCGGCGACACCATCGCCGACAACGCCTCGAGCGCCGGTTACATCCTCGGCCCCGAGCGCGTGCGGCCGAGCGACATCGACCTGCGGACGATCGAGGCCCGGCTGCGCTGCAACGGCGAGCAGGTCGCCGAAGGCCGCTCGGACGCCGTGCTCGGCAACCCGGTCACCGCGGTCGCGTGGCTTGCCCGCAAGGTCGCGTCCTTCGGCGTGACGCTGGAGGCCGGCCACGTGATCCTCCCGGGCAGCGTGCACCGCGCCATCGACGCCCGCCCGGGTGACAACTTCGAAGCCGAGTTCGACGGACTCGGCACCGTACGACTGAACTTCACTGACTGA
- a CDS encoding acetaldehyde dehydrogenase (acetylating), whose protein sequence is MGKATAAIVGPGNIGTDLLYKLLRSDVIEPRWMIGVDPASEGLKLAADQGLISTHEGVDWLLKQDELPDMIFEATSAYVHREYAPRYREAGIRAIDLTPAAVGPAVIPPVNGQAHLDADNVNMITCGGQATIPMVYAVSRVAPVPYAEIVASVSSASAGPGTRANIDEFTRTTSRGVREIGGAVDGKAIIILNPAEPPMIMRDTIFCAVSPDADRDAIAQSVHDMERAVQQYVPGYRLLQEPQFDDASEATRGHTKVSIFVEVEGAGDYLPPYAGNLDIMTAAATKVGEDIARSILMGASR, encoded by the coding sequence ATGGGTAAAGCAACTGCCGCCATCGTCGGACCGGGGAACATCGGTACCGACCTGCTCTACAAACTCCTGCGCAGCGACGTCATCGAGCCGCGCTGGATGATCGGCGTCGACCCCGCCAGCGAGGGGCTGAAGCTCGCTGCCGACCAGGGCCTGATCTCCACCCATGAAGGTGTCGACTGGCTCCTGAAGCAGGACGAACTGCCCGACATGATCTTCGAGGCCACGTCGGCGTACGTGCACCGCGAGTACGCACCGCGCTACCGCGAGGCGGGCATCCGGGCGATCGACCTGACCCCGGCGGCAGTCGGCCCGGCGGTCATCCCGCCGGTCAACGGCCAGGCCCACCTGGACGCCGACAACGTCAACATGATCACGTGTGGTGGCCAGGCCACCATCCCGATGGTCTACGCAGTCTCCCGGGTGGCGCCGGTCCCGTACGCGGAGATCGTCGCCTCGGTCTCCAGTGCCAGTGCCGGCCCCGGCACCCGCGCCAACATCGACGAGTTCACCCGGACGACCAGTCGCGGTGTCCGCGAGATCGGCGGAGCGGTCGACGGTAAGGCGATCATCATCCTCAACCCGGCCGAGCCGCCGATGATCATGCGTGACACGATCTTCTGCGCCGTCTCCCCGGACGCCGATCGCGACGCGATCGCCCAGTCGGTCCATGACATGGAGCGGGCTGTCCAGCAGTACGTGCCGGGCTACCGGCTCCTCCAGGAGCCGCAGTTCGACGATGCCTCCGAGGCCACCCGCGGCCACACCAAGGTGAGCATCTTCGTCGAGGTCGAGGGCGCGGGGGACTACCTCCCGCCGTACGCCGGCAACCTCGACATCATGACCGCCGCCGCCACCAAGGTCGGCGAAGACATCGCCCGTTCGATCCTGATGGGAGCCTCGCGATGA
- the dmpG gene encoding 4-hydroxy-2-oxovalerate aldolase, with protein MSNVTTTETNVLARRWADVAADNQRTEQTTGLDLRLTDTCLRDGSHHKRHQFVPQEVRDIVGALDASGIPVIEVTHGDGLGGSSFNYGFSKTPEQELIKLAAETAKRAKIAFLMLPGVGTKDDIRAAQDNGGQICRIATHCTEADTSRQHFKLARELGLETVGFLMMSHTQSPETLAKQARIMVDAGCQCVYVVDSAGALIMEGVGDRVSAVLAEIDGEATVGFHGHENLGLGVANTVVAARAGATQIDGSVRRFGAGAGNTPLEAFIGVSDKLGWSTGVDFLQIVDAAEDVVRPVMPEECTLNRMTLMMGYAGVYSSFLKHAGNAADRYGVSGAQILLEAGARKLIGGQEDQLIDIALMLKAKQDA; from the coding sequence ATGAGCAACGTCACCACCACCGAGACCAACGTCCTCGCCCGCCGCTGGGCCGACGTCGCCGCTGACAACCAGCGGACCGAGCAGACCACCGGCCTGGACCTGCGGCTGACCGACACCTGTCTGCGAGATGGCTCGCACCACAAGCGGCACCAGTTCGTGCCCCAGGAGGTGCGCGACATCGTCGGCGCTCTGGATGCGTCCGGCATCCCCGTCATCGAGGTCACCCACGGTGACGGCCTGGGCGGCTCGAGCTTCAACTACGGCTTCTCCAAGACGCCGGAGCAGGAGTTGATCAAGCTCGCCGCCGAGACGGCGAAGCGCGCCAAGATCGCGTTCCTGATGCTCCCGGGCGTCGGCACGAAGGACGACATCCGTGCGGCGCAGGACAACGGTGGTCAGATCTGCCGCATCGCGACCCACTGCACCGAGGCGGACACCTCGCGCCAGCACTTCAAGCTCGCCCGCGAGCTCGGTCTGGAGACTGTCGGCTTCCTGATGATGAGCCACACCCAGTCGCCGGAGACGCTGGCCAAGCAGGCCCGGATCATGGTCGACGCGGGCTGCCAGTGCGTCTACGTCGTCGACTCGGCCGGTGCCCTGATCATGGAGGGCGTCGGCGACCGGGTCTCGGCCGTACTCGCCGAGATCGATGGTGAGGCCACCGTCGGCTTCCACGGCCACGAGAACCTCGGCCTCGGTGTCGCCAACACCGTCGTTGCCGCGCGTGCCGGCGCGACCCAGATCGACGGGTCCGTGCGTCGCTTCGGCGCAGGTGCGGGCAACACCCCGCTCGAGGCGTTCATCGGTGTCTCCGACAAGCTCGGCTGGTCGACCGGTGTCGACTTCCTGCAGATCGTCGATGCGGCCGAGGATGTCGTACGCCCGGTCATGCCGGAGGAGTGCACGCTCAACCGGATGACGCTGATGATGGGGTACGCCGGGGTCTACTCCTCGTTCCTCAAGCACGCGGGCAACGCGGCGGATCGTTACGGCGTCAGCGGCGCCCAGATCCTGCTCGAGGCCGGTGCGCGCAAGCTGATCGGCGGCCAGGAGGACCAGCTGATCGACATCGCGCTGATGCTGAAGGCGAAGCAGGATGCGTGA
- a CDS encoding SDR family NAD(P)-dependent oxidoreductase, with protein MSAVLVTGAAGGLGAAVVELFADRGWTVYAADVVEPTVRARVVPLVLDVTSDESVAAAVASVPALDCVINFAGVLGIGPLMDIPAERFGRVLDINVVGTHRVNRAFFGLVHASGGRIINISSETGWQRALPMNGPYATSKHAIEAYSDALRRELMFVGVDVVVIQPGPFRTAMTGGIEAAFQAATVPGSPFERLARKVGRMAAGEQAKAHDPAVLAEVIWQAATAAKPKARYSVKPDPARTLMHRLPTSVVDRLLKKTLG; from the coding sequence GTGAGTGCGGTCCTGGTCACCGGCGCCGCCGGCGGTCTGGGCGCGGCCGTGGTCGAGCTCTTCGCCGACCGCGGATGGACCGTGTACGCGGCGGACGTCGTGGAGCCGACTGTTCGCGCCCGTGTCGTCCCGCTGGTCCTCGACGTCACCTCGGACGAAAGCGTCGCGGCTGCGGTCGCCTCGGTCCCCGCGTTGGACTGTGTGATCAACTTCGCGGGCGTCCTGGGCATCGGCCCGTTGATGGACATTCCCGCCGAGCGGTTCGGCCGCGTACTCGACATCAATGTCGTCGGGACGCACCGCGTCAACCGGGCGTTCTTCGGGCTGGTGCATGCCTCCGGTGGTCGGATCATCAACATCTCCTCGGAGACCGGGTGGCAGCGCGCGTTGCCGATGAACGGCCCGTATGCGACCAGCAAGCATGCGATCGAGGCGTACTCGGATGCACTGCGACGTGAACTCATGTTTGTCGGGGTCGATGTCGTCGTGATCCAACCCGGTCCGTTCCGGACCGCGATGACCGGCGGGATCGAGGCGGCGTTCCAGGCCGCGACCGTGCCGGGTTCGCCGTTCGAGCGGCTGGCTCGCAAGGTCGGCCGGATGGCGGCGGGCGAGCAGGCGAAGGCGCATGATCCGGCTGTCCTGGCCGAGGTCATCTGGCAGGCCGCAACCGCTGCCAAACCGAAGGCTCGCTACTCGGTGAAGCCCGACCCTGCACGAACTCTCATGCATCGCCTGCCGACCTCCGTGGTCGACCGGTTGCTCAAGAAGACGCTCGGCTGA
- a CDS encoding alpha/beta fold hydrolase — protein MGQRIRIWLRRIGRVVIVLILTVTAASFVYNRMTVPPNEIEPGFGSYVRVGDASVHYQHWGTHGSPIVLVPGAFESSIVWQNVGPLLARNHRVYALDMSWYGYTRDISPITLTGQAELLDGFIGALHLPRPLLVGHSMGAAVTARLALDHRQAVSGVVFADGDARPIPIGNDAVRWVLHAFASATPYLTSVTRIMARWPSGAESMIRSVCGNPCPGLTPALAKQWVRPLGQRSAVDALHSWFGGDSYGLTTDEISSIAVPTEIIWGDGDQEGGTLQGAIANLGHPPVYIIKDAGHLSMLANPAMFASAVEAAARTR, from the coding sequence GTGGGACAACGCATCCGGATCTGGCTTCGGCGGATCGGCCGCGTAGTGATCGTCCTGATCCTGACGGTCACCGCCGCGTCGTTCGTCTACAACCGGATGACGGTGCCGCCGAACGAGATCGAACCCGGCTTCGGCAGTTACGTACGCGTCGGGGACGCCTCGGTGCACTATCAGCACTGGGGTACGCACGGCTCGCCGATCGTGCTCGTACCCGGCGCCTTCGAATCGTCGATCGTGTGGCAGAACGTCGGACCGCTCCTGGCGAGGAACCATCGCGTCTACGCCCTCGACATGTCCTGGTACGGATACACCCGCGACATCAGCCCGATCACGCTCACCGGTCAGGCCGAACTCCTCGACGGCTTCATCGGCGCGCTGCACCTCCCCAGGCCACTCCTCGTCGGCCATTCGATGGGAGCCGCGGTGACCGCCAGGCTGGCGCTCGACCATCGGCAGGCAGTGAGCGGCGTCGTCTTTGCTGACGGAGACGCTCGCCCGATCCCGATCGGCAACGACGCCGTTCGATGGGTGTTGCACGCGTTCGCCAGCGCCACGCCCTACCTGACGTCGGTGACACGCATCATGGCGCGGTGGCCGTCCGGCGCCGAGTCGATGATCAGATCCGTGTGCGGCAACCCTTGCCCGGGACTGACGCCGGCTCTGGCGAAGCAATGGGTGCGACCTCTCGGTCAACGATCCGCGGTCGACGCGCTGCACAGCTGGTTCGGCGGGGACAGCTACGGCCTCACCACCGACGAGATCTCCTCGATCGCGGTGCCGACCGAGATCATCTGGGGCGACGGCGATCAGGAAGGCGGAACCCTCCAGGGAGCCATCGCGAACCTCGGGCATCCGCCGGTGTACATCATCAAGGACGCAGGGCACTTGTCGATGCTGGCGAATCCGGCGATGTTCGCCTCTGCTGTGGAGGCAGCTGCGCGGACTCGGTGA